The nucleotide window CACCAAGACCAGCCATGCGTCCACCAAAGACGGCTACAACATCACTACTTGTAATGGTGCAAGCTAAACTTCAAAAAGTGAACTTAAACTCACTTTCAATTTAGACCACAGTAAAACACGAAAAATCAACCGTTTACAAGAAGGGCGTATTCAAGGGCACTGACCAGCTCCCGCAGATGGGTATTATCTTCAATCCTGCCACCATCCGGACCTTCCACATGGAAGACATCAAAGACGGATTGTCCGGTGGTTGAAATACGAGCCATGCGCAGGTCAATATTCATGCGTGAGAATAACGCGGCCATATCATAAAGAATGCCGGAACGATCCTGAGTAATAACCTCAATGAGAGTACACTGCGCACTTGATTCGTTATCAATACGGATCCGGGTAGGAACCCTGCTCTTAACGGCTTTAGAAAGGAGAGAATTACTTATTTTGTGCAGTCGGTAATCAAGCGCAAGCCTTCCGGTCAGGGCATACATAATCGACCTTTCCACTCTGGCCCAGATATCGTCAGGGCAGTTTTCAGAAGGAGCTTCCACAATAAATACGTTAACTGCGATTCCATCGGACCATGAGAAGATTTCAGCGGAAAGGATATTTACCGAATGCAGGGCCAGCACCCCGCTCTGGGCTGCAAAAAGAAAACCTTGATCTTTGGCAGTAATTACGAGCTTAATCCGTTTCGCATCCTCAGTTTCAAAGGACCGAACCAGACTAAGGCCCAGCCCGCCCTTGCCAGACGGCTTACGCACCAGATCCCGCTCATAAATCCGGTTGAATTCAAGAACCTGCCGCATATGCAGTACAATCTCGTCCGGGTCCTCAACCAGCAGATAGCGTTCTGGCATAGAGTCGATCAGGGATTCTACCAATTCGGGATCAATCAGAGCTACAGACCGTTCCCGGATGCGCTGCACGGCATTACCAAGTTGCGCACCGGGATCAATTTCAGCAAATGACTCATCGGTGAGAACCAATTCCAAACCGGCATAGATCTCCCGCAACAAGGATTCACTCCACGAATTCCAAACCCGCGGCCCGGTTGCCATGGAATCAGCCATGGAAAGAATAAAGAGCATACGCAGTCTGCGCAGGGAGCCAATCTTCTCGGCGATTCTACGCAAAGCCTCCATGGAGCTAAGATCAATGGATCGTGAAGAACGGACCAAGAGCAGGTGTTCGCGCACCAGAAACACAACATCTTCCTTAAAGCGATCCGAAAAATCTGTACGCGAAAGAATTTCTTCAGCAATTACTGCTCCGCACTCACTGTGATTGCGTTTGCCCTTACCGATGTCATGAAAAAAAGCCCCAAGTATCAATGCATCAAAATCAGACGCGCCAATACATTTCCCGCCTTCGAAAAATTCATTACGAAAAACATCACAGCATTTGTGCACGGTAAGCAGGGAATGCCTACCCGGAGGATATTGATGATAACCATCATACGGAACGAGTTCTGAAACCTTTGAGAACTCAGGAAGAAATGAATTAAAAACCCCGCTATCAAGCATTTCCACTGAAGCACGCCAGCCGAATTCACCCTTAAAAATATCCATAAGCATCTTCAGAGAATGAGTCAGGCTAATCCCATCTGCGGAACTGATCGTTGAAACCGCACGGCGGGCCTCACGGGTCAAAGGTGCCCCGGTACGGGATTTTATACCGAAAACTTCCAGCCCAGCCTTAAGTTCGGCCCCCTGTCCAAGAATTGGTCGATGATCAATAAAAGAACGGGACTCAGCGTCAAAAGACTCACGAAATAGACTGTCGCCCATGGAACGCACCCGAACCATTGCCTGATGAACAGAAGTGAGCAGCTCATTACCGCGCTTTGCCGGGTCATACCCCTTAACACCGCACAGCGAGGCAACATCCGGTAAAATTTCAAGAATAAGCTTATCCTGCTTGCGTTTACGTAACAGGTGCACAGCACTGCGAGCCTGCATGAGCAAAGCTTCATCCTTGCAAAGATCAATGAGGTCTGTCTTGTTTAGAGGAAAGTAATCGCCCTTGATGTCCGCGCACCAACGTATGAACTGCACATCCCGCAAAGTCCCCCAACCGTTTTTTAGGTCAGGCTCAAGGACCACCGAATCCATGCCCTTTCCACTCTTTGCACGGTTCTCCCAAAGAATACGGCAGAACTCTTCACCGGCAACAGGGAGTACCTCCACCCTGAATTCATCAACCAGCCGTCGATACGATTCTTCACGCCCCGCAATAAATCGGAGGTCCAAAAGCGATGCCAGAACCTTGAAATCTGACTTTGCCAACTCAAGATTTTGCTCCACGGAGCGCACCCCGTGCCCCACATCAAATTTCAGATCCCAAAGAGGATGAAAAAGAAAAGAGGCCAGTTCTTCTAGATCTTCATGAACCGTAAGTTCTGTAAGGATAAGGACATCAATATCTGAAAAAGGAGCAAGCTGTCCGCGTCCGTAGCCGCCAATAACCACAATGGAAAAATCTTCATGGGAAGACAGGATTCCTGTGGAAACCGCTTCCCTGATCCTGGCCCTGAAATAACCGTCCACCAACTCGCACATCTGCTGCGGAAAATCCCGCGGCACGCTCTTTGAACATGCCGCGAGAAGTATTTCACGTCCCGCCAGTAAGCGGTCTATGGATGATTCAGAGGGATATCCGGCATTCATTTAAATAGCATCCGGCCCGGTCTCGCCAGTACGGATACGCACTACTTCCTCAACCGGGATAACAAAAATCTTACCGTCGCCAACCTTTCCGGTCTTGGCAGCTTCACTAACCGCGTCAATGACTTCGGGCACCCGCTCAGCATCCACAACAATCTCAATCTTGGTCTTGGCAATAAAATCTACCTGATACTCGGCGCCGCGGTAGACTTCCTTGTGTCCGCCCTGACGTCCGAAACCTTTTACATCAGTAACTGTCATACCCTTGAGTCCAAGAGCAGCAATAGCGTCCTTCACATCATCGACCTTGAAAGGCCTTACAATTATTTCAATCTTTCTCATTTTTTTTATGTCCTGTATTAAAAGACTCTACCCACTATTAGGGAGTGCAGAGGGGTTTAGCCCTTCTGCCCGCCGGAGGCGAAATCATTTTGACAAAAGCGCGAAGCGCATCATCTTAATTTAAATCTGGTAGCCAGCTTCGCTGTGCTCGGAGACGTCCAGCCCGGAAACTTCGTCTTCTTCAGAAGGACGCAGGCCGTAGAATTTGTCGATCAATTTAAACAGCACCCAGCTGACCGCAAAGCAGTAGCCCCAAGTGGCAATGCAGGATTCGATCTGAATCCAAAGCTGGGATCCATTTCCGTAAAACAGACCTTCCGCGCCGATACTGGCAAAAAGTCCGGTGGCAATGGCACCGTAAGTACCGCCGAGACCGTGAATACCTACTACGTCGAGGGAATCATCATAGCCGAATTTTGATTTCATGAGTACGCCGCCGTAGCAGACCATACCGCCGCCGAAGCCGATGACGATTGAAGCCATGGGAGTAACAAATCCCGCAGCCGGAGTAATAGCAACCAGCCCGGCAACAGCACCGGATGCAGCACCGAGAGTAGTGGGTTTCCCGTTATGCATAGCTTCAACCAGCAGCCAGCCGAGAACCGCAGCAGCCGCAGCAAGATGGGTGGTAACAAAAGCGTTGGCAGCCAGACCGTCAGCCGCAAGAGCACTCCCGGCATTAAAACCGAACCAGCCGAACCAAAGCATCCCGGCACCGAGCAGAGTCATGGGCAGATTGTGGGGAATAAATGGTTCTTTCCCGTATCCTTTGCGTTTGCCCATCACCAAACACCCGGCAAGAGCCGCAGCAGCAGAACTCATATGCACAACC belongs to Marinifilum sp. JC120 and includes:
- a CDS encoding HD domain-containing protein — encoded protein: MNAGYPSESSIDRLLAGREILLAACSKSVPRDFPQQMCELVDGYFRARIREAVSTGILSSHEDFSIVVIGGYGRGQLAPFSDIDVLILTELTVHEDLEELASFLFHPLWDLKFDVGHGVRSVEQNLELAKSDFKVLASLLDLRFIAGREESYRRLVDEFRVEVLPVAGEEFCRILWENRAKSGKGMDSVVLEPDLKNGWGTLRDVQFIRWCADIKGDYFPLNKTDLIDLCKDEALLMQARSAVHLLRKRKQDKLILEILPDVASLCGVKGYDPAKRGNELLTSVHQAMVRVRSMGDSLFRESFDAESRSFIDHRPILGQGAELKAGLEVFGIKSRTGAPLTREARRAVSTISSADGISLTHSLKMLMDIFKGEFGWRASVEMLDSGVFNSFLPEFSKVSELVPYDGYHQYPPGRHSLLTVHKCCDVFRNEFFEGGKCIGASDFDALILGAFFHDIGKGKRNHSECGAVIAEEILSRTDFSDRFKEDVVFLVREHLLLVRSSRSIDLSSMEALRRIAEKIGSLRRLRMLFILSMADSMATGPRVWNSWSESLLREIYAGLELVLTDESFAEIDPGAQLGNAVQRIRERSVALIDPELVESLIDSMPERYLLVEDPDEIVLHMRQVLEFNRIYERDLVRKPSGKGGLGLSLVRSFETEDAKRIKLVITAKDQGFLFAAQSGVLALHSVNILSAEIFSWSDGIAVNVFIVEAPSENCPDDIWARVERSIMYALTGRLALDYRLHKISNSLLSKAVKSRVPTRIRIDNESSAQCTLIEVITQDRSGILYDMAALFSRMNIDLRMARISTTGQSVFDVFHVEGPDGGRIEDNTHLRELVSALEYALLVNG
- a CDS encoding P-II family nitrogen regulator codes for the protein MRKIEIIVRPFKVDDVKDAIAALGLKGMTVTDVKGFGRQGGHKEVYRGAEYQVDFIAKTKIEIVVDAERVPEVIDAVSEAAKTGKVGDGKIFVIPVEEVVRIRTGETGPDAI
- a CDS encoding ammonium transporter, which codes for MNSADTSFILLCAALVMFMTPGLALFYGGMVRSKNVLATIMQSFIMLGLVSIIWAVIGYSLSFGTDIGGLIGGMDFFALNGVGMDTAGSPADNLPHLLFMVFQCMFAVITPALITGAFAERMKFGALLIFSSFWVILVYAPMCHWVWGGGWMGDHGALDFAGGAVVHMSSAAAALAGCLVMGKRKGYGKEPFIPHNLPMTLLGAGMLWFGWFGFNAGSALAADGLAANAFVTTHLAAAAAVLGWLLVEAMHNGKPTTLGAASGAVAGLVAITPAAGFVTPMASIVIGFGGGMVCYGGVLMKSKFGYDDSLDVVGIHGLGGTYGAIATGLFASIGAEGLFYGNGSQLWIQIESCIATWGYCFAVSWVLFKLIDKFYGLRPSEEDEVSGLDVSEHSEAGYQI